A genomic segment from Aspergillus puulaauensis MK2 DNA, chromosome 1, nearly complete sequence encodes:
- a CDS encoding Zn(II)2Cys6 transcription factor domain-containing protein (COG:S;~EggNog:ENOG410PV5U;~InterPro:IPR036864,IPR001138;~PFAM:PF00172;~go_function: GO:0000981 - DNA-binding transcription factor activity, RNA polymerase II-specific [Evidence IEA];~go_function: GO:0008270 - zinc ion binding [Evidence IEA];~go_process: GO:0006355 - regulation of transcription, DNA-templated [Evidence IEA]) has product MTSFLQYPPASYPPPPSADHQYPPPPAQYPPQSQYPPQPNMAAIHPLHAQPDPYRLPPPGAYRPEVYGQQPPPPAPPSAPGAVVYQAAPRQRTAIACRYCRRRKIRCSGFDSNPDGRCSNCIRFNQPCMFTPVSSQTQAFVPAHAAYPHMRNGQNGGRPGGEPVVLYGAHGQPLPPQQQPQPGSETTLPPPQGMYPPYAGAPPPLASVQPDHRPRRGSGSGFDYPDPTNLAPVTPVSGAPYQPRAAPYYPPPPHDRRPSPQAAYAYDNRHSSSPHGSPYPAMHPQSAITPPPTSTPGSAPRNGLNVRDMLNPGENPGRSSTDSDMLNALDRRGLGQ; this is encoded by the exons ATGACTTCCTTCCTCCAGtatcctccagcttcctaccctcctcctccctctgcGGACCACCAGTACCCCCCTCCGCCAGCGCAATATCCTCCTCAGTCGCAATaccctcctcaacccaaTATGGCTGCCATTCATCCACTCCACGCCCAGCCAGATCCTTACCGACTACCCCCTCCAGGTGCCTACCGTCCAGAAGTATATGGCCAGCAGCCTCCACCTCCGGCTCCCCCATCTGCACCGGGTGCGGTCGTTTATCAGGCTGCTCCGCGCCAGAGGACTGCCATCGCATGTCGCTACTGTCGGCGACGGAAG ATCCGGTGCTCGGGCTTTGATAGCAATCCAGATGGCCGTTGCAGCAATTGTATTCGCTTTAACCAGCCATGCATGTTTACTCCAGTTTCATCCCAGACCCAGGCCTTCGTCCCTGCTCACGCAGCCTACCCACACATGAGAAATGGTCAGAACGGAGGGCGCCCTGGGGGAGAGCCGGTTGTGCTCTACGGTGCGCACGGCCAACCCCtgcctcctcaacagcaaccaCAGCCTGGTTCAGAGACGACGCTCCCGCCACCTCAGGGAATGTACCCTCCATATGCTGGTGCACCTCCACCCCTTGCATCTGTGCAGCCAGATCAT AGACCTCGCCGtggctccggctctgggTTTGATTATCCCGATCCCACCAACTTGGCTCCTGTGACGCCAGTCAGCGGAGCTCCGTACCAGCCACGTGCCGCTCCCTACTATCCCCCACCTCCGCATGATCGTCGTCCTTCGCCTCAGGCTGCGTATGCGTACGATAACcgccattcttcttctcctcacgGATCGCCTTATCCTGCAATGCATCCTCAGAGCGCTATCACACCTCCACCCACTTCGACTCCGGGATCTGCCCCTCGGAATGGACTAAATGTGCGAGATATGCTCAACCCCGGTGAAAATCCGGGTCGCTCCAGTACCGATAGCGATATGCTCAATGCGTTGGACCGCCGCGGATTAGGACAGTAG